From the Pediococcus acidilactici genome, the window CATCATCTTTATCGCTGGGTTGTCCGACCTTTTGTCATGCGCCTTTTCGATGTCGGCAGGGGAATACGCTTCGGTAAGTTCCCAACGCGATACCGAAAAAGCGGCCGTGGGGGAAGAAAAGCTCCGGTTAAAAACCGATCCAGAAGCTGAATACGAATTAGTGGCGGATTTTTACATGGAAAAAGGGGTTTCGGAAGAGACTGCGCACCAAATTGCCCGTTCGTTAATGGATTCTGCGCCGTTAAAGACGGCGGTCGACGTTCGTTACGACATGGATTTAGACGAATACCTAACTCCGTGGGGCGCGGCAATTTCGTCACTATTTTCTGCCGCGCTGGGCGGAGTCTTTCCCTTAGTGGCGATGACCCTGGCACCTAGTGATTTTAAAATGCAGGCGACCATCATTGCGACGGTGATTTCCGTGGCGTTAACCGGCTTTTTGAGTTCCAAACTCGGAAATGGGTTGCCGAAAAAAGCGGTCATCCGCAACGTAATCGTCGGAATCATCACGATGTTTATCCATTACTACATCGGAAAATTATTTTAACAAGCTCGAAAAATCGCTTCCAAACTTGATTTATAAAGTGAATCCAGCCAATGAATGCCCGTCTAAAGGCATTTTGCGGGGTTGTCAAAGAAATCTTATATGTTATGATTGCTGTGGTTCAAGATTGAGGAAAGGAAGGAATTTAAAATGAGTAACGAGATCAAGAACCCTAAGAAGCGGCGAAAATTAATTTCGTACGCAAACGGCCGATCCCTAGAGGAAATTAACGGGACGGTCAAGGTTCCTAAAAATATTGGTTTTTGGAAAACTTTGTTTATGTATTCGGGGCCAGGCGCATTAGTTGCGGTAGGTTATATGGACCCTGGTAATTGGTCAACATCAATCACTGGGGGGCAAAACTTCCAGTACATGCTAATGTCGATTATCTTGATTTCGAGTTTAATCGCGATGTTGTTACAATACATGGCGGCTAAACTGGGAATTGTGAGTCAAATGGACCTCGCCCAAGCAATTCGGGCGCGGACCAGTAGAGCATTGGGAATCGTTTTGTGGATATTAACGGAGTTGGCGATCATGGCGACCGATATCGCAGAAGTTATCGGGGCGGCAATCGCGCTTTATTTGTTATTCCATATTCCGCTAGTGGTGGCGGTATTCATCACCGTATTTGACGTATTATTGCTATTATTGTTAACCAAGATCGGTTTCCGAAAAATCGAAGCCATCGTGGTTTGTTTAATCATGGTGATTTTGGTCGTCTTCGTCTACCAAGTGGCCCTTTCGCATCCGAGCTGGGGCGCAGTGTTTGGCGGGTTGATTCCAACGACTAAAGCATTTGCGACAACCCCAACGGTGGGTGGCATGACCCCGTTGAGCGGTTCGCTAGGAATCATCGGAGCTACCGTAATGCCGCATAACTTGTACTTGCATTCGGCAGTTTCGCAAACGCGGAAGATCAACCACGACGATGAAGAAGACGTAGCACGGACCGTGCGGTTTTCTACTTGGGATTCCAACATTCAGTTATCGTTTGCCTTCGTGGTTAACGCACTGTTGTTGGTAATGGGAGTGGCCGTATTTAAGACCGGCGCCGTGCAAGACCCGTCCTTCTTCGGGTTGTTCCACGCGCTAAACGACACTTCGACATTGAGTAACGGAATTTTGATTGGGGTTGCCAAGACTGGAATTCTATCGACCCTCTTTGCGGTAGCCCTCTTGGCTTCGGGTCAAAATTCTACCATCACCGGAACGCTGACCGGGCAAGTAATCATGGAAGGTTTCGTACACATGCGGATGCCGTTATGGGCCCGGCGCTTGATTACCCGGTTGATTTCGGTAGTCCCCGTATTAATTTGTGTAATGTTAACTAGTGGTAAGGGCGACATTCAAGAACACGAAGCCCTCAACAACTTGATGAACAACTCGCAGGTCTTCTTGGCCTTCGCGTTACCATTCTCGATGGTGCCGTTGCTGATGATGACCGACAGTCGCGTAGAAATGGGCGACCGGTTTAAGAACAGCTGGATTGTTCGAATTTTAGGCTGGATTTCGGTAATCTTCTTAACTTACTTGAACCTAACTGGATTACCAGATTCAATCGCGGCCTTCTTCGGCGAAAATGCCAGCGCAGCGGAAATCAGCATGGCTCACGACATTGCCTACGCGTTAATCGTGGCAGTTTTGGCGCTACTCGCGTGGACGGTAATTGAATTGTATAAAGGAAATAAACGTTACGAACTTGAACTTGCAGAAAAAGCTAACGCAAAGGAGGCGGCATAATGGCCTTCGATGTGAAAAGAATTTTAGTTGGAGTGGACGACTCTAAAGACGCTTTGTTGGCTTTTGACTACGCAATTAATTTGGCGAAAGATGCGAACCGTGAATTGGTGATTGTTTCGGTGCTGGAAAACGACGAAATGAACGTGTTCCAAGCCCTCGACAAGGATTACATTCATGGGGAACGAGCTGAATTAGAACAACACATTTTGACCTACCAAAAGCAGGCGCAAGATGCTGGCGTTACCAACGTCCGTTGCGTGGTGACGGAAGGCGATCCCGGTGAGACGATTGTTGAAGAGGTAATTCCCGCGGTTAAACCAGATTTATTGGTAGTTGGCGCGGAATCGAAAAAGGGTATTGCCCGTCGTTTTGGGAGCCAAGCCGCATACATGGCCAAATACGCTCCGATTACGGTAACGGTCGTGCGGTAATTTAAATTTTAATCAATCTAGGAGGACGGCAAAGCAATTGGCACCGTCCTCTTTTTTTACGAACGGGGGAGCAAAGTGAATTTTGTAATTATTGGACTAACTTTTCTTAGCGTCAATTTAGATTTCTTTTTTATGCTGTTGTTTTTGGTCCGCAAGTACCGGTTGTCCGCAGTTTTAGGTGGCTATTTGTTGGGGACCTTGCTATTGGTGACGGCGAGTTATTTAATTGGTCAAACCCTCTCCGTCTTTTTGCCAGAATGGTTACTGGGAGTGCTCGGGTTCTTGCCGATTTACCTAGCAATTAAGGATGACGATGACGAAATTAATGCGACCCAGTCCGGTGCTTCGGCGGTTGGGACGGTTTTGGTGACCTATCTTTCCGTTTGCACGGGATGCAACTTGGCAATCTTTTTGCCAGTTTTAATGCACGCCCAGCTTGCTGAATTTTTCGTTGCCCTGTTATTGATCTTGGGATTGAGCGTAGTGGCCGTCCTCGCGATTAATTTACTTAGCAAAAATCCGCTTGTCAGCCAAGTGATGGAAAAATATGGCGAGAAACTGATGAAGGTTTGCTATGTGTTGATCGGGCTGTACGTTTTCTGGGACAGCGGCTTAGTGACCCATTTAATTCGGTTGGTTGGATAACCGATATTTGATAAGAAAAGTAAAATTGAAATGATGCACCCACATAGCGCAAAAAAAGACCCCGACTACTGGTCCTAGTCGGGGTCTTGGTGATTCTATGCTTGCCACATGGTACGTACATTTTAACGGGTTAGAGGGTAGATTGAAATGTGGAGTCACTGTAATAAAGTACTGAATCTTTTGGAAAGGTTTGATTTTTTTATTTTAAAATTTCTCGATACTGGTAGTTATTCATTGAGCTAACTAAGTCAGTAACGTTAGTTAATTTTAGAATGCTATTTAAAGTTTGTTCAGAAACGGCACCTTCTAGGTAAGATAAAACAATCTTCAGAGAAATTTGTTCCATGGGTATGCGAATTACATTACATAACGAAGCGTTGAACTTATTGGTAACAAAAAATTGTGGAATGAAAGTACATCCTAGTCCTTGATAAGCAAGGTTAGCAGCAGTTTCAATGTATTTAGTTTCGAAAGTGGGGTGAATGTTTAGGTCATTTTGGGACATAAATACTTCGATTAAGCGCATAAATCCAGAACCAGATTCTATAGTGATAAATTCAGAGCTAATTAAATGGATATTTTGAATGTTTAACGTTTCAATAGTAGTCTTTCCCTTTTCGAAAAGTGGACAAGATTTGTTTATCACTAAATAAATGGGGATTTCACTTAACATCTTAAAAGATATTTCGCTTGGAAAAATTGGGAGCATCCTAATATGCATATCAATCTTTTTTTGGAGCAATAATTCTTCTAAGTTAATTGAACGATCTTCTGTAATCCAAATTTTTTGGTGTGGGTATTTGCGTTTAAACCGATAAATTAACGGAGGTAGGATAATACTTGCCATTGATTGATTAATTCCCAGTCTAATTCTTGATTGAGGAGGATTACTTAACTCAGTCACTTCGTTAATTAGTTTTTGATAACTAATATTTAGAGTCTCAATACCTTGAATGAATTTTGCACCTTGAGGAGTTAGCGAAATTGGTCTCTTTTTTCGATTGAGTAACCTAAAGCCAAGCTCTTGTTCAGCATTGTTAATATATTTGCTTAAATAAGGTTGAGAAACAAACAAATTCTCAGCTCCCTTGGTGAGGCTGCCACCAGCTAAAACGGCTTTTAAATAAGTTAATAATAGATCTGCATCTTTGATATTATCCCACCTAACAAAACGAAATCTTATAACAATACTGTATACATCTGTTGCTTGTGGTTTTAAAAACAATCAATACTAAGTTCAATTATATACAAGTCTACACTTTTTAAGCATAACTATTTGGTTATAGTTGTATTCTACTTTCACCATTTTAAGATAATGTGAATGAAAGTACAATATACATTGTGAAACGGTGACCTTATTAGAATGGAGGAAAACAGATGTTACGGCTAGATCGAATTAGTGGATTTATATTATTTTTAATTTTGTTAGTGGGAGCGCCAATGATTTTACCATCGAATATGCATTTCATTAGGCTCCTATTAGGCCTAGCACTAGGTTATATACTGTCCAGATCTTATACAGGCTTTGCTGGAAGCGTTAACAGAGCCTATAAAAATGGGTCAACAAAACTAATGCGCACAATGATGTTTATGTTTTTTATTACGGCACTAGCTAACGTTAGCTTTTTAATGTTTACACAAAACATTACCATGTATGCACTATGGGTAAATCCTATTAATTTAGGTTTATTAATTGGTGGAATTCTTTTTGGAATTGGGATGTCCTTTTCATCTTGTTGTGCATCAGGAGTTTTAACGGATTTAGCAACTGACGCACCACGCGCAGGAGTGACGTTGATATTTTTCTGTATAGGTGTATTCATTGGATTTCCTTTTCAAGTTCAATCATGGGTAAAAAACTCATGGTGGACTTCACCAACGGGAACTAAGTTTGCTAACGGAGTTTATATGCCAGATCTGTTCAAATGGGATGGAATGAATGGTTATTTAGGAGCAGTAGTTTTAACTGCTTTGCTAGCAGGACTAGTTATTTATTTGTCGTATTTATATGAAAAGAAACGGAAGTTAGCTGATGATTATCATGTAATACCTTCTGAAAATGTTCAAGATCATCCAGAAGATTTTGATGCTAAAACATTCTCTTTGCGTAATGAAGAAACTTATCGTTACTTGTTAGAAAAACCTTGGACTTTGAAACAGGGCGCATTTGGGATGATGATTGTGTTTGTTTTAATGATGGGGATTACGAGAAGTGGTTGGGGGGCGTCAACACCCTATGGACTTTGGATGGGAAAACTTTTAAATGTTTTTGGAGTATCAGACAATGCTTTATCTCAATTCGCACATTTACCAGCTGGCACATTCTCTGCTCCATTGCTTAGCAATCCAGTTACTGTACAGAACTTTGGTATTTTTCTTGGCACATTGATTTATATTTTAACTTCAGGATTATTAAAGAAAACTTTACACGCAACGACTAGTCTTACTCTGAAGAGTGCGTCGATGTTTGCGGCTGGTGGTTTAGCAATGGGCTTTGGTACTCGATTGTCTAATGGTTGTAATGTAGGAGCACTGTATAGTCCAATTGCACAATTTTCTATTTCAGGTTGGATATTCCTAGCATTTCTAGTAGCAGGAGGAGTTTTGGGAAATATGTTTGCAAAGAGAGTTTATGCGTAGAAAATAAAACGAGGCGAAAAAAATGAGTAAAAAAATTATAGTTGTTGGTGGCGTTGCTGGTGGGGCATCTGTAGCAGCGAGAGTTAGAAGGTTAGACGAAACTGCTGATATTAAGATATTTGAAAAAGGACCAGATGTCTCCTTTTCTAATTGTTCATTGCCGTATCATCTTTCTAACGTAATCCCTAACGCTGATGATATAGTGCTAATGTCGCCTATCCAATTCAAAAAACAATATAATATTGATGCAATTGTTAATCATGAAGTTGTAGATGTAGATGTAGCTGAACAAATGGTATCTGTAAAGGATGTTATTAGTGGTGAAATACAAAAATACTCTTATGATGAACTGTTTTTGTCACCGGGTGCTGTGCCAATTTGTCCACGTTCAATTGAAGGAATTAGTAAAAATAATGTTTTTACAATTCGTGATGTGACAGATATTAAATCTATTCGGGAATTTTTGGAAAAGCATCAAGTTAAAAACGTTTCGGTAATTGGTGGAGGCTTTATTGGAATTGAAACGGCTGAAAATTTAGTACAAGGAGGTTACTCCGTTAGTTTGATTGAAGGCGCTGAGCATGTTTTAGGGACAATAGACCTAGACATGGCTCAAATTATCCAAAAAACGCTATTGGATCATCATGTTAATTTAGTTACAAATGATACCTTAACTGAAATTCGTGACGATACAATAATCTTAGATTCTGGCAAAGAGTTAAAAGCTGAAGCAGTTATTTTAGCAATTGGAGTTCGCCCTAACACTGAACTAGCCGAAAAAATCGGTGTTACAATCGGTGAAACTGGAGGAATTAAGGTTAACCAAAACTATGAGACTAATTTGCCACATATTCATGCGGTTGGTGATGCAATTGAAGTATATCATCAGCTATTAAGAAAGCCTACACGTTTAAGTTTGGCATTTCCAGCTCAAATTGAAGCACGTCAAGCAGTGGACCACATGTATGGACGCCCTATAAAAAATCGTGGTGTAATTGGGTCTCAATGTATTCCAGTCTTTGAAATGAATGTTGCGTCTACAGGGTTAACCGAAAAAGATTGTCGGCAAAATGGGATTAGTTATCGGACGGCAATGGTTATTCCAAAAGACCACGTACCATTACTTCCTAATGCACGTCCTTTGTATATGAAGTTGATATTTGCTTATCCAAGTGGTGAAATTTTAGGAGCACAAGCAATTGGTGAAAGCGCCGTTGATAAGCAAATCGATATTATTGCCACGGAAATTTCTCATGGTGGGTATATTGAAGATTTAGAAACTCTTGAACTATGCTATCAGCCAACTTTTTCTACGGCAAAAAATGCCATAAATATGGTCGGTTTGGTAGCAACTAATGTACTAAACAATGAATTTAAACAAATCTCAGTTAGCCAAGTTAGAACATTGATAGAGCAAAATGCATTAATTATCGATGTACGTGAGAGAGACGAATATAAAGAGGGACATGTAAAAACGGCTAAGAATATCCCCATGAGCGAGTTTCGACAACATCTTAATGAAATTCCTAAGTATCAACCGGTTTACATCCATTGCTTAAGTGGCCAGCGAAGTTATAATGTTGTACGTGCACTAACTAATTTAGGATACGAACAAGTTTATAATATTGCAGGATCTTTTCTGAATATTTGCGAGTTTGAATACTATGAAGATGTTATTCAACAAAGAGAGCCAATAGTAACTAACTATCGTTTCGATTTATTATAACTTAGAGTAGTTAAAAGCATAGGATTTGAGGTAATGAATTGAAAGGAAAGCGAATCTTTTTAAACTTAGCTTCATTGGTCGTATTTATTCTAGTTTGGTTAGCAATAACTTCTTTACGATTGGTTTCGCCTGTTCTATTGCCATCACCAAATCAAGTACTACACGCATTTTTAAACTTAATTTTCTATGGGTATAATGGTATTCCGTTGCTTAGTCATTATTTAATTACAATAGGGCGGTTAGCGGTTGCAGTTTTCGTTGCGGTAATAATTGGTATTCCTTTAGGGTTGAGTAGTGGTTACTTGCCTTCACTAAGTACCGTAATTGACCCGATTATCCAATTTATAAGACCAATTCCTCCTTTAGCATACTACACGCTGCTGATATTATGGTTTGGGATTGGAGAAACATCTAAAATAACATTACTATTTTTTGCAGCGTTACCACCAATTTATCTTTCGGCGTATGATGCTGTTAGGAAACTAGATAGGGAATATTTACTTAGTGCATCTTCATTAGGTGCAACTAAAGAGCAGATTTTTTATCGAATTGTGGTTCCAGCTTCACTTCCAGACATTTTTACTGGTTTTCGAACTGCTGTGGGGGTTGCGTACACTACGATTGTTTCGGCAGAGATGATTGCATCTTCTGCTGGAGTAGGTTGGATGGTAATTGATGCTTCTCATTATCTAAAAAGTGATGTGATTTTTGTGGGAATAATCCTATTAGGTGTCACAGGGATGTTGATAGATTATTTGATCCGTCTCCTAGAACGAAGGATTGTTCATTGGAGCGGTGAAAAATGAGAAAGCAAACCTTAAAAATCTTTTTAATTTTTATCACAGTGATGGGAATCGCTCCATTATTAAATGGCTGTCAGAAAACATCGAAAGAAACGTTACGAACAGTAAAAATTGGAGTACTTAACGTCCCTAATGATGTTTTAACCGCAAGGCAAGATCACACTTTAGTTAGTGCATTGAAAAAGCAGGGGTATAGGCCAGAATTTATTACTTTTGATTCGGGTGTGGATGCTAATAAGGCACTTATGTCAAATGATATCCAGATGGCAACGATGGGACACACTAATGCTGTAGTAGCTATGTCGGTGGGGATTCCAGTAAAGTTAATTTGGCTTAATGATGTAATCGGTAGTAATGAACAGTTAATTTTGCAAAAGGGAATTAAGTTTAGTAATTGGGATGACTTACGAGGCAAAAGTATTGCAACACCTTTTGCATCGACCTCACATTACAGCTTAATGATGTTGCTTAAAAAACATCATTTAATAGGGAAAGTTAAGCTTTACGATATGCAAACAACGGAAATTGTAGCAGCCTGGAAACAAAAAAATATTGATGCAGCTTATACTTGGGAGCCAAGCTTATCTAATTTAAATGACGGTTGTAAGGTAGTTGATAGCGGGACTTTGGCTCAAAGTGGAATAATGACTGCTAATGTAACGCTTGCGACTGACCAATTTATTAAAAAAGAACCTAAAATTCTAGAAACTATTTTAAGGGTTTTAAATAAGGAGCACCAGCAATATCAATCTGATAGTAAGGTAATTTACAGGCGGACTGCGGAAGGATTAGGAGTTAATACGACAATTACTAGAAAACAGATTGGAACATCGCAATGGCTTTCTAGAGAAGAGCAAACACGTCTTCTGAAAGGTGAGTTTATTAGGCAATTTTTTAAAACGGCTGACTTTATGTATCAGCAGCAGACGATTAGTAAGCAACCTGATGAGCAAAAATGCCGACAATTTATTAGTACAAAATATCTGCAGTGAAAGTTAGAGAAGAGAAAATGAGCTTGTTCGAAGCAAAAAACGTTGATTTTAGGTATAAAGATGAACCAAAGCTAGTATTAGAAAACGTAAATTTGGAGTTATTAGAAAATTCAATAAACGTGTTAGTAGGTCCCTCTGGGATTGGAAAAAGTACGTTATTTAACCTTGCTGCCGGTTATTTACAGCCAACAAAGGGTGCTATGTTCATGAAGGGTGAGAAAATTACGGGTCCAAGTTGGCAAAGGGGAGTAGTTTTTCAGGATATGGCATTGTATCCATGGTTAAATGTGGCCGAAAATATTTTGTTCGGTCCAAAAGTTAGAAATTTGGATAAGCATGTATTCAAAGCTGAATTTCAGGTTTTATTAGAAGAGACTGGTCTAGATGAATATGAACGCAAGTATGTTTACGAATTATCAGGGGGGCTAAGGCAAAGAGTTGCTTTAGCACGCAGCTTTATAAATCATCCAGCCATGTTAATGCTAGACGAATCCTTTAGTGCGTTAGATAACTTTACAAGGCAAGAAATGCATGCAATCCTGTTTAGGTTATGGGAGAAGATTAAAAATTGCGTGTTCATTATTACTCATGATATTGATGAGGCAATATATTTAGGACAAAATGTAATTGTATTAAATAGTTTGGATGCTACATCAGCAACCATTGTACAAAATACGAGTAATCCCTATTTTAGAAAGGAAATAGGTAAATTAGCACTTGATAATAATTATGTGGTTTTTCGGCAAAGACTCTTGGATATGATTAAGTAAATTAGACTAGCCCACCCGCTAAATACATAGCGCAAAAAAAGACCCCGACTAGTGGTAGTAGTCGGGGTCTTGGTGATTCTATGCTTGCCACATGATTGCATCTAGAGTATAACACAATCATTTGATGACTTGCTACCATTTTAAGTAGGATATTTAATATGTTTTGAAAAAATAATTCCGGCCAAAAACGATTCGTATTGAATCGTTTTTTAATTTCTAAGGAAGACAAAAATCCCCGCTATTATCGCGAATAGCGAAGATTTTGGAGCCTGTGGTGACTGCACAAGATTTGGACGATTACCCAAATTAAACAAAGTTAACTTGGAAAGTTTCCCGGCGGGTAACCCCGTCAGTGCGAACTTGTAGGTGATCCTGCTGGGCAGTCCGGGTCACGGCAAAACTTGGATGGTAGTTACCATAAAAATGAAAATAGAATTTATTTTCTGAATCTGGTTTTGCGGTGACCAAGCAGGCCGAATGATCGGAAGCCCGTACAACTTGGTTAGCAACGTTGGTACGACAATTAATTTGAACCATAAACCTCGCCTCCGCCTCTAGCTTAACACTATTAAAGGTTAATGGTGCAAGCTGCTAATCATTATTAGCAATTTCTTTTTGCAAAGTATCTAAGAATAGGCGATTTAAGTTAGGTAACTGGTGATTTTTGCTCCACACCAGGGTGTTAGGTTCCACAACCGCGGGCGCCAAGGGCCGAAAAACGAGGCCATCCTTGGTAGTGTAATGATCAATTAATTTATCATAGGTCAGCGCCATTACCGCGCCCGTTTGAACTAGCAGACTAGCGTTAAAGATGAGGTTGTACGTGCCGACAAAGTTGAGCTGGTTAAAAAGTTCCCCGCTCCAGATTTGGAAAGTCCCCCGTTGTGCGGCCTGCCGGGAGGTGATTAGCGGACGGCCGACCAAGTCGATTGGTTGGATCACGTCCTTTTCAGCAAGCTGGGCCTCCGCCCGCATTAGCACGCCCCACCGATTTTCTTCGGGAAGCTGGAGGGTGTTGTAATTATTGAGGTTATGGTAGCCCATGAGAACGCCGAATTCCAAAAGCCCGGCATCTAATCCGGCTAAAATGTCCTCATAATCGCCACTCCGTAAATTCACCCGAACTTCCGGATATTGGCGCATGATCTGGTGGAGAGTTTCCATAAGGGGCGTGATCCCGATGCTTTCTCCGGCGCCGATTTCAATCGTGCCGCTGATCACGTCTTGTTTTTGGAGGTGATAGGTAGTCTTATTGACTAACCCCACAATCTGTTGGGCACGGCCCAGAAGATAGTGCCCCTCCTGAGTTAAGGCCAAATGGCGGTGCTCCCGGCGAAAAAGTTTAACCCCGAGTTCGTCTTCCAAGTCAGCAATTTGGCGAGAAAGTGCGGGTTGGGAAACGTTGAGTAACTCGGCAGCCCGGGACATGTTTAATTCTTGAGCAATGGTGACGAAGTAGCGTAATACGCGAATATCCATGGTGGTTAGCTCCTAACTATAACAAAAAGTTATCAAAAATCATGTTTAATAAGTATTTAACATTACTATAGAACCCCGCTAAACTATAGTCAATCAGTTATTTGAGTAGCAAGGGGATGAGCATTTGGAATCTAAATTGGATTTAGGCACCGCCGCTTATAGTCAAGTTGACGAAGTGGTAAAAACTAATCAACGGCTTTTACAACAGTTAAATACTCAGGAGCATTCGGCTGCTGAAGTCCGTCAGCTGGTCAGTCAAATTACTAACGAACGAATTGACGAGAGCACCGAAATTCGGTTGCCGTTCCGCACCGATTTTGGCCGGAACCTTCACATTGGAAAAGATGTTTTCATTAATAGTGGGGCCATGTTTGTTGACCTAGGCGGAATTTACTTGGGCGACCA encodes:
- a CDS encoding sugar O-acetyltransferase, producing MESKLDLGTAAYSQVDEVVKTNQRLLQQLNTQEHSAAEVRQLVSQITNERIDESTEIRLPFRTDFGRNLHIGKDVFINSGAMFVDLGGIYLGDHVLIGPNVTIASVNHRMAPQERRHLNLKSVYIHQNAWLGANVTVTPGVVIGENAVVAAGAVVTRNVPKNTVVAGVPARVIKKIKD
- a CDS encoding LysR family transcriptional regulator, translated to MDIRVLRYFVTIAQELNMSRAAELLNVSQPALSRQIADLEDELGVKLFRREHRHLALTQEGHYLLGRAQQIVGLVNKTTYHLQKQDVISGTIEIGAGESIGITPLMETLHQIMRQYPEVRVNLRSGDYEDILAGLDAGLLEFGVLMGYHNLNNYNTLQLPEENRWGVLMRAEAQLAEKDVIQPIDLVGRPLITSRQAAQRGTFQIWSGELFNQLNFVGTYNLIFNASLLVQTGAVMALTYDKLIDHYTTKDGLVFRPLAPAVVEPNTLVWSKNHQLPNLNRLFLDTLQKEIANND